The Immundisolibacter sp. genomic interval ACGAGCTCACCCGCCAACCGGCTGGCATCCTGCACGGTGGTGCCAATGTCGTACTGGCCGAGACCATCGGCTCGGTCGCCTCCGGCGTGCTCGCCGGCCACGAGGGTGACCGGCACGTGGGCCTGGAAGTCAACGCCAACCACCTGCGCGCCGTGACCGACGGCGAGGTGACGGCTACCGTCAGACCCCTGCACACCGGCAGGCGTACCCAGGTGTGGGACATCCGCATCGAGGATTCGGCGGGTAGAATCACCTGCGTGTCCCGTCTCACCGTCCTGACCGTTGGCCCGCGCCAAGGTGAGTGACCGCTTTTACCCCCGAGGAGTATTCCATGAGCATCAAAGTTGGCGACAAGATTCCCTCCGTGACCTTGACCCAGATGACCGCTGACGGTCCCAAACCGGTCTCCACCGACGAGCTGTTTGCCGGTAAAAAAGTGGTGCTGTTCGCCGTACCGGGCGCCTTTACCCCGTTGTGCTCGGGCCAGCACCTGCCCGGCTACGTGAAACTTGCCGACCAGTTCAAGGCCAAGGGTGTGGCCAGCATCGTCTGCGTGTCGGTGAACGACGCCTTCGTGATGGGCGCCTGGGGCAAGGACCAGCAGGTGGGCGACAAGGTACTGCTGGCGGCCGATGGAAACGCCGAGTT includes:
- a CDS encoding hotdog fold thioesterase, producing the protein MSIWRPGLTVEQLNAPHMGGSMAWRLGMRFIEVGPDYLRATLPVNELTRQPAGILHGGANVVLAETIGSVASGVLAGHEGDRHVGLEVNANHLRAVTDGEVTATVRPLHTGRRTQVWDIRIEDSAGRITCVSRLTVLTVGPRQGE
- a CDS encoding peroxiredoxin — encoded protein: MSIKVGDKIPSVTLTQMTADGPKPVSTDELFAGKKVVLFAVPGAFTPLCSGQHLPGYVKLADQFKAKGVASIVCVSVNDAFVMGAWGKDQQVGDKVLLAADGNAEFAKAVGLDMDGSGFGMGPRSQRYALIADNGVVTHIGVEEGRTFEASKAETILAAV